In the Flagellimonas sp. HMM57 genome, one interval contains:
- a CDS encoding S9 family peptidase, with protein MKKQFLLFLSVFGFLTISIAQKKKIALEDIWGGAFRPEYMDVLRSMKNGEQYTILNFNRSPRSSSLDKYDYKTSEKLETIVTSSEEVPFFSSYTFSADESKIILATETEPIFRRSKQGIYYVYDVASKTVVKISDNKIQEPLLSPDGSKVAYVRENNLYVFESATNTTRQITTDGNKGTIINGVTDWVYEEEFAFVRAFDWNSNGTKIAFLRFDETNVPHFSMDVYGQELYPYQHEFKYPKAGEENAKVTLHMYDMASGNKSDIDLGDAYYVPRIKWMNNPNYLSVQTLNRHQDHLKLHEVNAKDNSVSILIEEKDNAYVDVTDNLTFLADDSFIWTSEKDGYNHIYLYNEDGKLMNQVTQGEWEVTNYYGYDQNEDRIYYQSTENGSINRDVYSIGTNGKKKKRLTTKEGTNAADFSANYTYFINTFSDATTPYQFTLNKASDGEEVKEIKNNSVLDNKLEEYELSPKEFSTININGNDLNMYMIKPVNFDETKKYPLFMFQYSGPGSQQVANRWFGPNDYWHQLLVSEGYIVVCVDGRGTGLKGRDFKKVTQKELGKYEVEDQIAAAKKLSELPYIDENRTGIWGWSYGGFMSTNCLLKGNDVFEMAIAIAPVTSWRFYDTIYTERYMQTPQENASGYDDNSPFNYPELLKGKYLLVHGSGDDNVHVQNTMRMIEALVQANKQFDWAIYPDRNHGIYGGNTRLHLYTKMTNFIKANL; from the coding sequence ATGAAAAAACAGTTCCTTCTGTTCCTATCCGTTTTCGGATTTTTAACTATATCAATAGCCCAAAAGAAAAAAATAGCCTTAGAAGATATCTGGGGAGGCGCATTTAGGCCGGAATATATGGATGTGCTCCGTTCCATGAAAAATGGAGAACAATACACGATCTTAAATTTTAATCGCTCGCCACGTTCCAGTAGTTTGGATAAGTATGACTATAAAACTTCAGAAAAGTTGGAGACCATTGTAACCTCTTCGGAGGAAGTTCCTTTTTTTAGTTCATACACGTTTAGTGCCGATGAATCCAAAATAATTTTGGCTACAGAAACTGAACCCATATTCAGGCGTTCAAAACAGGGAATCTACTACGTATATGATGTGGCTAGTAAAACCGTTGTGAAGATTTCGGATAATAAAATTCAAGAACCCTTACTTTCCCCAGATGGTTCAAAAGTGGCATATGTACGAGAAAACAACTTGTATGTTTTTGAAAGTGCAACAAACACTACAAGGCAGATTACTACCGATGGCAATAAAGGAACCATAATTAATGGGGTTACAGATTGGGTATATGAAGAAGAATTTGCTTTTGTTCGCGCTTTTGATTGGAATAGCAATGGAACCAAGATTGCATTCCTTCGTTTTGACGAAACCAATGTACCTCACTTTTCAATGGACGTGTATGGTCAGGAATTGTATCCATATCAGCATGAGTTTAAGTATCCCAAGGCTGGAGAAGAAAATGCAAAAGTCACCTTGCACATGTATGACATGGCCTCGGGAAATAAATCAGATATTGATTTAGGGGATGCCTATTACGTACCAAGAATAAAATGGATGAATAACCCCAATTATTTAAGTGTTCAGACCCTTAATCGCCATCAAGACCATTTAAAACTTCATGAAGTTAATGCAAAAGACAATTCAGTCTCAATATTGATAGAAGAGAAGGACAATGCATATGTTGATGTTACCGATAACCTCACTTTTTTGGCAGATGATAGTTTTATCTGGACCAGCGAAAAAGACGGGTACAACCATATCTACCTTTATAATGAGGATGGTAAGTTAATGAACCAAGTTACTCAAGGAGAATGGGAAGTGACCAACTACTACGGTTACGACCAAAATGAGGATAGAATCTATTATCAATCTACGGAAAACGGCTCTATAAACAGAGATGTATACAGCATTGGAACAAATGGCAAGAAAAAGAAAAGACTGACCACGAAAGAAGGGACCAATGCAGCGGATTTTAGTGCTAACTATACCTATTTCATCAATACATTTTCTGATGCCACTACACCATATCAATTTACACTGAACAAAGCTTCGGACGGTGAAGAGGTAAAAGAAATTAAGAATAATTCGGTCTTGGACAATAAGCTAGAGGAATATGAATTAAGTCCAAAAGAATTCTCCACTATCAATATCAACGGGAACGATTTGAATATGTATATGATCAAGCCCGTAAATTTTGATGAAACCAAAAAGTATCCACTATTTATGTTTCAATATAGTGGGCCAGGTTCGCAGCAGGTTGCGAACAGATGGTTTGGTCCTAACGACTACTGGCACCAACTGTTGGTCTCAGAAGGATATATTGTTGTATGCGTTGATGGCCGTGGCACAGGATTAAAGGGTCGTGACTTTAAAAAAGTAACGCAAAAAGAACTTGGGAAATATGAAGTTGAAGATCAAATAGCCGCGGCGAAAAAGTTAAGTGAACTACCGTATATCGATGAGAACAGAACGGGTATTTGGGGCTGGAGCTATGGAGGCTTTATGTCCACAAATTGCTTGTTAAAAGGAAATGATGTTTTTGAAATGGCAATTGCTATAGCCCCTGTGACCTCATGGAGATTCTATGATACCATTTATACAGAACGCTATATGCAGACCCCACAAGAGAATGCCAGTGGATATGATGATAATTCTCCGTTCAACTATCCAGAACTTTTAAAAGGCAAATATTTATTGGTACACGGTTCTGGCGATGATAATGTGCATGTGCAGAACACCATGCGTATGATCGAAGCATTGGTACAAGCCAATAAACAATTTGATTGGGCTATTTACCCCGATAGAAACCACGGAATCTATGGAGGAAATACGCGATTGCACCTGTATACCAAGATGACCAATTTTATCAAAGCAAACCTGTAA
- a CDS encoding ComEC/Rec2 family competence protein: MGIVIGFYFEIAPLLSLTITIALLPFLYWTYKKQTREGFPFFELTTISTTIALGVVIVTLAKSKDLRYHYSEQNIEKYNLWELKIVEKLKPNPYSQRYVAKVVSLENKRCSGKIILSLFVDSTMRKLRVDNELFVYSSANSISAPSNPHQFNYKKYLEKQGIYHQIQIYPETIIIKDKASTTLRGLASYLRERIIVKLKQRNFGKDELGVIQALLLGQRNDISEETYNSYIDAGAVHILAVSGLHIGILLLLLQFLLSPLERVPKGKTLKLTLIVVLLWSYAFIAGLSPSIVRAVTMFSFFAYAMYLNRPTNSFNIVALSMFFILLMKPLFLFQVGFQMSYAAVFAIVWIYPKLQHFWFPNNHIVRKIWQLMSVSAAAQLGVLPISLFYFHQFPALFFVSNLLIVPFLGLILGLGILVIVLSLLDSLPSFMVQAYNTIIQIMNAIIDWVAHQEGFIIKNIPFDSVQLILGYIIIIFLVLFLSKPKFKAILPLFFGIIVFQGWNIWNQFRLQDKEAFVLLHKSKNTSLLHQNGDSLVVYTTDSLGIAPVVDNYKIAERNPSVNFAPLQHSFSLGNKDLYILDSTRIYPQNKNLDFLVLTQSPKINLERIIDSIQPKNIIADGSNFKSYTARWKATCSKRKIPFHSTREKGSYSFYFKEN; this comes from the coding sequence ATGGGAATTGTTATTGGTTTCTATTTTGAGATAGCTCCATTATTATCCCTTACTATCACTATTGCTTTATTGCCTTTTTTGTATTGGACCTATAAAAAACAGACTCGCGAAGGGTTTCCATTTTTTGAGCTTACAACAATTTCTACTACGATAGCTCTTGGCGTTGTAATCGTTACTTTGGCGAAATCCAAAGATTTACGATATCATTATTCAGAACAAAACATAGAGAAGTACAACTTGTGGGAACTTAAGATTGTGGAGAAACTGAAGCCCAATCCATATTCTCAACGCTATGTGGCCAAAGTTGTCTCTCTTGAAAATAAAAGGTGTTCTGGAAAGATAATTTTAAGCCTATTTGTAGATTCTACTATGCGAAAGCTTCGGGTTGACAATGAGTTGTTCGTTTATTCATCCGCTAACAGTATTTCCGCTCCAAGTAATCCGCATCAATTTAACTATAAAAAATATCTGGAAAAGCAAGGAATATATCATCAAATCCAAATTTATCCCGAAACAATTATTATAAAAGATAAAGCATCAACTACGCTTAGGGGGTTAGCATCCTATTTAAGGGAACGCATCATCGTCAAATTGAAGCAAAGGAACTTTGGCAAAGATGAATTAGGTGTTATTCAAGCACTTTTATTAGGTCAACGAAATGATATCTCAGAAGAAACCTATAACAGTTATATCGATGCTGGGGCTGTTCACATTCTAGCAGTTTCCGGACTTCATATCGGTATTCTACTGTTGCTATTGCAGTTCTTGTTGTCACCTTTGGAACGAGTTCCAAAAGGAAAGACACTTAAGTTAACATTGATAGTCGTTTTGCTTTGGAGCTACGCTTTTATAGCCGGCCTTTCCCCGTCCATAGTACGAGCGGTAACCATGTTCTCTTTTTTTGCTTATGCCATGTACTTGAATCGTCCAACAAATTCATTCAACATCGTGGCCTTGTCCATGTTCTTTATTCTGTTGATGAAACCGCTGTTTTTGTTTCAAGTAGGTTTTCAGATGAGCTATGCAGCAGTTTTTGCGATTGTATGGATCTATCCAAAACTCCAACATTTTTGGTTTCCGAATAACCATATAGTGCGTAAGATTTGGCAATTGATGTCGGTAAGTGCGGCGGCACAATTGGGCGTTTTGCCCATAAGCCTTTTTTATTTTCATCAGTTTCCTGCTTTGTTCTTTGTTTCCAATTTGCTGATAGTTCCTTTTTTGGGGTTGATTTTGGGGCTCGGAATTCTAGTAATTGTATTATCCTTACTGGATAGTCTACCCAGTTTCATGGTTCAGGCTTACAATACAATCATTCAGATTATGAACGCCATTATCGATTGGGTAGCACACCAAGAAGGGTTTATCATTAAAAATATTCCGTTTGATAGTGTCCAGTTGATTTTAGGGTATATCATTATAATTTTCCTTGTTTTATTTCTTTCCAAACCAAAATTCAAGGCTATCCTCCCCTTATTTTTTGGAATTATTGTATTCCAAGGATGGAATATTTGGAACCAATTCCGATTACAAGATAAAGAAGCCTTTGTTTTGCTCCATAAATCGAAAAACACTTCGTTATTGCATCAAAACGGTGATTCTTTAGTGGTGTACACTACGGACAGTCTTGGTATAGCACCAGTAGTTGACAACTATAAAATAGCGGAAAGGAATCCTTCTGTAAACTTTGCACCATTGCAACACAGCTTCAGTCTTGGCAACAAAGATTTGTACATTTTGGACAGTACCAGGATTTATCCCCAAAATAAAAATCTGGATTTTTTAGTCTTGACACAATCTCCAAAAATAAATCTAGAACGCATTATTGACTCCATCCAACCCAAAAATATTATAGCAGATGGAAGTAACTTTAAAAGCTATACAGCACGATGGAAGGCGACTTGTAGCAAAAGAAAAATCCCTTTCCACAGTACCCGTGAAAAGGGAAGTTATTCTTTTTATTTTAAGGAAAATTAA
- a CDS encoding C40 family peptidase, with amino-acid sequence MLQRALYLIIILLVFGCGTTKKKRTYRSTPKTISVEGSEEESIPIVKPKKEKRKYTKADSIIATAMTFSGTRYKYGGTTKKGMDCSGLLYVSLKENDIIFPRASHQMAEEGKRIKIPQVQKGDLLFFKTGKSGKRINHVGLVVDVEGDDIKFIHSTTSRGVIVSSLREGYWNYAFVKATRFL; translated from the coding sequence ATGTTACAAAGAGCCCTCTATCTTATCATTATTTTGCTTGTTTTTGGTTGTGGTACAACCAAGAAAAAAAGAACCTACCGCAGCACTCCTAAAACCATTTCTGTTGAAGGATCTGAAGAAGAAAGTATCCCTATCGTAAAACCTAAGAAAGAAAAAAGGAAGTACACCAAGGCGGATAGTATTATCGCTACTGCTATGACTTTTTCGGGAACGCGCTACAAATATGGCGGGACAACAAAAAAAGGAATGGACTGTTCTGGACTTTTGTATGTTTCCCTCAAAGAGAACGATATCATTTTCCCTAGGGCTTCGCATCAAATGGCGGAGGAGGGAAAGCGAATAAAAATCCCTCAGGTACAAAAAGGGGACCTTCTCTTTTTTAAGACCGGAAAAAGTGGAAAACGCATCAATCATGTTGGTCTTGTCGTTGATGTAGAAGGAGATGATATCAAGTTTATTCACTCCACAACATCTAGAGGTGTTATTGTTTCTTCTTTACGTGAAGGCTACTGGAATTATGCGTTTGTGAAGGCAACGCGATTTTTATAA
- the surE gene encoding 5'/3'-nucleotidase SurE yields MKKPLILVTNDDGITAPGLRALIKVMKEIGEVIVVAPDSPQSGMGHAITIDNTLYSKKVVIDQDEGAPSEYSCSGTPADCVKLALQEILDRKPDICVSGINHGSNSSINVIYSGTMSAAIEAGIEGVPAIGFSLCDYSWDADFSHSLNSVKKIVLEALEHGIPNGTVLNVNIPKSTDEPAGIKICRQARANWKEKFDKRMSPTGKDYYWLTGEFELLDKGEDTDEWALAQGFVSVVPTQFDLTAHHVIPQVNNWSLNEE; encoded by the coding sequence ATGAAAAAACCACTCATCTTAGTTACTAATGATGATGGAATTACTGCCCCTGGACTCAGGGCTTTAATTAAGGTAATGAAAGAGATAGGAGAGGTAATCGTCGTAGCTCCCGATAGCCCGCAATCCGGTATGGGACATGCCATAACCATAGACAACACGCTCTATTCCAAAAAAGTGGTCATTGATCAAGATGAAGGCGCACCCAGCGAGTATAGTTGTAGTGGGACACCTGCTGACTGTGTTAAATTGGCACTGCAGGAAATATTGGACAGAAAGCCGGATATCTGTGTTAGTGGTATAAATCACGGTTCTAATTCTTCAATAAACGTGATTTACTCCGGTACCATGAGCGCCGCAATAGAAGCTGGCATTGAAGGAGTTCCCGCAATAGGGTTTTCACTTTGTGATTATTCTTGGGATGCAGATTTTAGCCATTCCTTAAACTCGGTAAAGAAAATAGTCCTGGAAGCATTGGAACATGGTATCCCCAATGGGACTGTACTGAATGTAAATATTCCAAAAAGCACTGACGAACCTGCCGGAATTAAAATCTGTAGACAGGCCAGAGCCAATTGGAAGGAGAAATTTGACAAGCGCATGAGCCCCACAGGCAAAGACTATTATTGGCTCACTGGCGAATTTGAATTATTGGACAAAGGCGAAGATACCGATGAATGGGCTTTGGCGCAGGGATTTGTTTCTGTCGTCCCTACCCAGTTCGATCTTACCGCACATCATGTAATTCCGCAAGTAAACAACTGGAGTTTAAATGAAGAATAG
- a CDS encoding carboxy terminal-processing peptidase has protein sequence MKKNFVLGFLIILIAVASCSFTNKSFENDDKDKLLLDLITYVLERGHYEPKDLNDNFSSNVFDDFIEILDPTKRYFLASDIREFEKYRFQIDDEIKNTDITFFNIVYQRLMKRMDEAKDIYKEVLSQPFDYTIEESINIDYKDQEFASSKKQLKERWRQQLKYNTLGVFDNKIENRIAEAKQSQTATVDAVFSFDEIPASIDKETTEEEARENTMNTLDEFFDFVDDLERKDWFVQYINTIVDEFDPHTYYFAPDDKEKFDIGMSGKFEGIGARLQKKPEGARIMEIISGGPVWRAQSLEVGDEILKVGQNGEEPINIVGMRLDDAIKLIKGPKGTVVDLTVRRVDGTVEKVSITRDVVLLEESYAKSAKVKEKDHNYGIINLPKFYVDFEDYTERNAASDVAKEVERLKQEGVEGIILDLRDNGGGSLKTVVEMAGLFIKDGPIVQVRSSGQRKEVHEDKDERIQWDGPLVILVNELSASASEILAAAMQDYKRAVVIGSKQTFGKGTVQNVIPLDNIVRSNEHGDLGAIKLTTQKFYRINGGSTQLEGVKSDIVVPDRYSYIDLGERDQQNPLGWDKITPAEYKIWDGYIDFETTVAKSKERMANNQQIKLIEENAKWLKEQQDETVVSLNYDVYTDKGEEAKKKSEYFKTLRDYDSHLTFESLKYETELFVQDSVLREKRNRWHQNLAKDIYVEEAVNVLKDLQMNNIKNNERKLASVKG, from the coding sequence ATGAAAAAGAATTTTGTTCTTGGCTTTTTAATAATACTTATCGCAGTTGCCTCCTGCAGTTTTACAAATAAATCTTTTGAGAACGATGACAAGGATAAATTGTTGTTGGATTTGATAACCTACGTATTGGAGCGCGGCCACTATGAACCAAAAGATTTGAACGATAATTTCTCTTCCAATGTCTTTGATGATTTTATCGAAATATTGGATCCTACCAAAAGATACTTCTTGGCCAGTGATATAAGGGAGTTTGAAAAGTACAGATTTCAAATTGACGATGAAATCAAGAATACGGACATTACATTTTTTAATATTGTCTATCAACGTTTAATGAAACGGATGGACGAAGCGAAAGATATCTACAAAGAGGTGCTTTCCCAACCGTTTGACTATACAATCGAGGAGAGCATCAATATAGATTACAAAGATCAAGAATTTGCTTCGAGCAAAAAGCAATTAAAAGAGCGTTGGAGACAACAATTAAAATACAATACCCTTGGTGTTTTTGACAATAAAATAGAGAATAGAATAGCTGAAGCCAAACAATCACAGACAGCTACTGTTGATGCTGTATTTAGCTTTGATGAAATCCCTGCATCCATAGATAAAGAAACAACGGAAGAAGAAGCTAGGGAGAACACAATGAATACGTTGGACGAATTCTTCGATTTTGTTGACGATTTAGAACGAAAGGATTGGTTTGTACAATACATCAACACGATAGTTGATGAATTTGATCCTCATACCTATTACTTCGCTCCAGACGATAAAGAAAAATTTGATATTGGAATGTCCGGTAAGTTCGAAGGTATTGGTGCTAGGCTTCAAAAAAAGCCTGAAGGTGCCAGAATCATGGAAATAATATCGGGTGGTCCAGTTTGGAGGGCACAAAGCTTGGAAGTTGGGGACGAAATTCTAAAAGTTGGCCAAAATGGTGAGGAGCCCATTAATATTGTTGGGATGCGTTTGGACGATGCCATAAAGTTGATAAAAGGCCCCAAAGGAACTGTGGTGGACCTAACGGTAAGAAGAGTTGACGGTACCGTTGAAAAAGTATCCATTACGAGAGATGTTGTACTGTTAGAAGAGTCTTATGCAAAATCTGCCAAAGTAAAAGAAAAAGACCATAACTATGGTATTATCAATCTACCCAAATTCTATGTTGATTTTGAAGATTATACCGAAAGAAACGCTGCTTCGGATGTAGCAAAGGAAGTGGAGCGATTAAAGCAAGAGGGTGTAGAAGGAATTATTTTGGATTTAAGAGACAATGGTGGTGGTTCGCTAAAGACCGTTGTAGAAATGGCAGGGCTTTTCATTAAAGACGGTCCCATTGTTCAGGTACGATCTTCCGGTCAAAGAAAAGAGGTACATGAAGATAAAGATGAACGCATTCAATGGGATGGACCATTGGTGATATTGGTCAACGAACTTTCAGCATCGGCTTCGGAGATTTTGGCTGCCGCTATGCAAGATTACAAACGCGCGGTCGTCATAGGGAGCAAACAGACTTTTGGAAAAGGAACCGTTCAGAATGTAATTCCTTTGGACAATATTGTTAGAAGTAATGAACATGGTGATTTAGGAGCTATAAAATTGACAACGCAGAAGTTTTATAGAATCAATGGTGGATCTACGCAGTTAGAAGGTGTAAAAAGTGATATTGTTGTACCGGACAGGTATAGCTACATTGATCTTGGCGAAAGGGACCAACAAAATCCTTTGGGCTGGGATAAGATTACCCCGGCAGAATATAAAATCTGGGACGGTTATATCGATTTTGAAACTACCGTTGCAAAAAGTAAGGAAAGAATGGCCAACAATCAGCAAATAAAATTGATTGAAGAAAACGCAAAATGGTTGAAGGAACAACAAGATGAGACTGTAGTTTCTTTAAATTATGATGTGTATACCGATAAAGGTGAAGAGGCAAAAAAGAAATCGGAATACTTTAAAACGTTAAGGGATTATGATTCGCATTTAACTTTTGAGTCATTGAAGTATGAAACAGAACTCTTTGTCCAGGATTCTGTATTGCGTGAGAAGAGGAATAGATGGCATCAAAACTTAGCGAAGGATATTTATGTGGAAGAGGCTGTGAACGTTCTTAAAGATTTGCAGATGAACAATATCAAAAACAACGAAAGAAAGTTAGCAAGTGTAAAGGGATAG
- the lpxB gene encoding lipid-A-disaccharide synthase — MKYYIIAGEASGDLHGSNLIKALKAQDANANIRCWGGDLMQKAGGDLAKHYKDMAFMGFLEVIKNIPTIFKNISFCKEDIAKFNPDQLIFIDFSGFNLRIAEWAKKSNFKTNYYISPQIWASREGRIKKIKRDIDNMYVILPFEKDFYEKKHNYPVHFVGHPLIDAIANTKIVDEPTFREQNGLDLRKPIIALLPGSRKQEVQKMLEIMLSVCSDFPDYQFVIAGAPSLSNSFYASFLKDKSINYVSNQTYSLLKYSHAALVTSGTATLETALFGIPQVVCYKGNWISYQIAKRIITLDYISLVNLIMNKEVVKELIQGELTTKNLRKELSKIIDGSERDTMLKDYDRLRKKLGGKGASQLAAKLITENA; from the coding sequence ATGAAATACTACATCATAGCTGGTGAAGCCTCGGGAGATCTCCATGGATCTAATCTCATCAAAGCGCTTAAAGCACAAGACGCCAATGCGAACATTCGTTGTTGGGGCGGTGATTTAATGCAAAAAGCGGGGGGTGATTTAGCCAAACATTACAAGGACATGGCTTTTATGGGCTTTTTGGAAGTCATCAAGAATATCCCGACCATCTTCAAGAATATTTCATTTTGTAAAGAAGATATCGCAAAGTTTAATCCCGACCAGCTAATTTTCATTGATTTTTCAGGCTTTAATCTTCGTATAGCCGAATGGGCAAAAAAAAGTAATTTCAAGACCAATTATTATATATCCCCACAAATCTGGGCGTCTCGGGAAGGAAGAATTAAAAAGATAAAACGTGATATCGACAATATGTACGTAATACTTCCTTTCGAGAAAGATTTTTATGAGAAGAAGCACAATTATCCTGTACATTTTGTGGGCCATCCTTTAATCGATGCTATAGCAAACACCAAAATTGTTGATGAGCCTACGTTTAGGGAGCAAAATGGATTGGACTTAAGAAAACCTATAATTGCACTCCTACCCGGAAGCAGAAAGCAAGAGGTGCAGAAAATGCTGGAAATCATGCTTTCTGTTTGTAGCGATTTCCCAGATTACCAATTTGTAATTGCTGGAGCTCCAAGTTTATCCAATAGTTTTTATGCCTCATTTTTAAAGGATAAGAGTATCAATTATGTCTCCAACCAAACCTACTCCCTTTTGAAGTATTCACATGCTGCATTGGTGACAAGCGGTACGGCAACTTTAGAAACGGCACTTTTTGGCATCCCTCAAGTCGTTTGCTATAAAGGGAATTGGATTTCTTATCAGATTGCAAAGCGAATTATTACGCTCGATTATATTTCTTTGGTCAATTTAATCATGAATAAAGAGGTTGTTAAAGAATTGATTCAAGGCGAGTTGACAACCAAAAACCTTAGAAAAGAACTATCAAAAATAATTGATGGGAGTGAAAGAGATACCATGTTGAAAGATTACGATAGGCTAAGAAAGAAATTGGGAGGAAAGGGCGCCAGTCAATTAGCAGCTAAATTAATCACGGAAAATGCTTAG
- a CDS encoding peptide MFS transporter has protein sequence MSDLVKPAHKKELFGHPVGLYVLFFTEMWERFSYYGMRALLTLYMTAQTLENNPQSGLGWTVTEALALYGWYTMLVYVMSIPGGFLADRYLGQKKAVTIGAILLTIGHGILAIDDLWAYYTGLGFVILGVGMLKPNISTMVGGLYGKKDIRRDKGFSIFYVGINLGSFLASLSVGLVAKAYGWHYGFGMAGIGMLLGLLVYLYGQRYLIHVGNPPTVEEKSSDISLGELFSQLFKSPLQLGIVVLLLAYSIYAGFTYEGPDNWGFGVLFIFLSLITGMMMMIYKNLNGKVEKDRYVVLLLSLLMVIVFWGCFEQMGGLMNLYAQEKTNRMLLGWEVPAAWFQSANPGFIILFAVAVASFWARRKLKGKEATSLFKMAVGVIIMGVGFAYMVFASLQYESQGSSAMYWLVLAYLFHTLGELCLSPVSLSFFTKLAPVRYMALMMGVYWAATGLGNKVAGIIGESSVKAGELKVFGGLFLFAVLFGILVLLLLKPLKRLTHGAEDEETVVHD, from the coding sequence ATGTCAGACCTTGTAAAACCTGCACACAAGAAAGAACTTTTTGGACATCCCGTTGGGCTATATGTGCTCTTTTTCACAGAAATGTGGGAGCGCTTTTCCTATTATGGAATGAGGGCCCTTCTAACGCTTTACATGACAGCACAAACATTGGAAAATAATCCTCAAAGCGGATTAGGTTGGACAGTGACGGAAGCGCTGGCACTTTATGGATGGTATACCATGTTGGTCTATGTAATGAGTATCCCAGGTGGTTTTTTGGCTGATAGGTATCTGGGACAGAAAAAAGCAGTGACGATAGGCGCTATACTATTGACCATAGGTCATGGTATTTTGGCCATAGACGACCTTTGGGCCTATTATACGGGTCTAGGTTTTGTGATTTTGGGTGTCGGAATGCTGAAACCGAATATATCCACTATGGTAGGAGGGTTGTATGGTAAAAAAGACATTAGAAGAGATAAGGGCTTTAGTATATTTTATGTAGGTATAAATTTAGGGTCTTTCCTAGCGTCTTTATCCGTAGGTCTGGTTGCCAAGGCTTATGGCTGGCACTACGGATTTGGTATGGCAGGTATAGGGATGCTCTTGGGGCTACTCGTCTATCTATATGGACAACGGTATTTAATTCATGTAGGGAATCCACCAACGGTCGAAGAAAAATCTTCGGATATAAGTCTTGGAGAACTTTTTTCACAACTATTTAAATCTCCACTGCAATTGGGAATCGTGGTCTTGCTTTTAGCTTACTCGATTTATGCCGGATTCACCTATGAAGGACCTGATAATTGGGGCTTTGGTGTTCTGTTTATTTTTTTATCCCTTATCACAGGTATGATGATGATGATCTATAAAAACCTAAATGGAAAGGTGGAAAAAGACAGATACGTTGTTTTGTTATTGTCCCTTTTAATGGTAATTGTTTTTTGGGGATGTTTTGAACAAATGGGCGGTTTAATGAACCTGTATGCACAAGAGAAAACAAACAGAATGTTACTGGGGTGGGAAGTTCCAGCTGCTTGGTTTCAATCTGCCAATCCAGGGTTCATAATTTTGTTCGCGGTAGCTGTTGCTAGTTTTTGGGCCAGAAGAAAACTAAAAGGAAAAGAGGCTACCTCCTTATTTAAAATGGCCGTTGGGGTAATTATTATGGGTGTGGGTTTTGCCTACATGGTATTCGCTTCTTTACAATATGAGAGTCAAGGAAGCTCGGCAATGTACTGGTTAGTGCTTGCATATCTGTTCCATACGCTCGGTGAACTTTGTTTATCACCGGTATCCTTATCGTTTTTCACAAAACTGGCTCCCGTACGTTATATGGCCCTTATGATGGGGGTATACTGGGCAGCAACCGGACTAGGAAATAAGGTGGCGGGAATCATTGGTGAAAGTTCCGTAAAAGCAGGGGAGCTTAAAGTATTTGGAGGGCTCTTTTTATTCGCTGTACTTTTTGGCATATTGGTCTTATTGCTGTTAAAACCATTAAAACGATTGACGCACGGTGCAGAGGACGAAGAAACTGTAGTCCATGACTAA